The Solanum lycopersicum chromosome 6, SLM_r2.1 genome has a window encoding:
- the LOC101258867 gene encoding uncharacterized protein: MDGQRSQAKLTRTHSSLLRSSPMLRSSSFSVSSINEFVDDHELDIEEQKPHRTGATLVRSASSRFCDGTGRVAPVIAVFLLSVYVLFYFFNRGDRSISENLLLVLIFFAILLYFAGKNKSTIHQGYNGLKMTCNVYGRKLGLVSNKHVKVQWFIGERKLDVKEKKGKVREGVEVYSNGDVYEGEFHKGRCNGSGVYTYSMNSRYEGDWIDGRYDGYGVESWARGSKYRGQYRQGLRHGYGVYKFFNGDIYGGEWCNGQSHGIGVQSCSDGSCYIGEFKCGIKHGLGSYHFRNGDRYAGEYFGDKIHGFGVYHFANGHCYEGSWHEGRKQGYGMYKFKNGDTRCGEWASGNLNTPLPPLTDVVLRVVQASRKAAENAINIRRVDDQVNRAVIAANRAATAARVAAIKAVQNRIHGKFCDTNN, from the exons ATGGACGGTCAGAGAAGCCAAGCGAAACTTACGAGGACTCATTCTTCACTTCTCCGATCATCTCCGATGCTCCGGTCATCTAGCTTTAGTGTATCTTCAATTAACGAATTCGTAGATGATCATGAACTGGATATTGAAGAACAGAAGCCCCACAGAACCGGCGCTACTCTGGTTCGATCGGCTTCGTCCCGTTTCTGTGATGGTACGGGCAGGGTAGCTCCTGTTATAGCGGTTTTCTTGCTCTCTGTATACGTTCTGTTCTATTTCTTCAACAGGGGTGACAGATCCATATCGGAGAATCTGCTTCTAGTACTGATTTTCTTTGCGATTTTGCTTTACTTCGCCGGAAAGAACAAGAGTACAATTCATCAGGGTTATAATGGGTTGAAGATGACGTGTAATGTGTATGGAAGGAAACTTGGTTTAGTGTCTAATAAGCACGTTAAAGTGCAATGGTTCATCGGAGAGAGAAAATTAGATGTGAAAGAGAAGAAGGGGAAAGTGAGAGAAGGAGTAGAGGTATACAGCAACGGGGACGTGTATGAAGGGGAGTTTCACAAGGGGAGGTGTAATGGTAGTGGGGTCTACACTTATTCTATGAACAGTAGATATGAAGGTGACTGGATTGACGGGAGGTACGATGGTTATGGGGTAGAAAGCTGGGCTAGAGGTAGCAAATATAGAGGGCAGTATAGACAAGGACTGAGGCATGGCTATGGAGTTTACAAATTCTTCAATGGAGATATCTATGGTGGGGAATGGTGTAATGGACAGAGTCACGGAATTGGGGTCCAGAGCTGCTCCGATGGCAGCTGTTACATCGGTGAATTCAAATGTGGCATAAAACACGGCCTCGGCTCTTACCATTTCag GAATGGGGATCGATACGCAGGAGAATATTTCGGTGACAAGATTCATGGTTTTGGTGTGTATCACTTTGCCAATGGGCATTGCTATGAAGGTTCATGGCATGAAGGCCGCAAGCAAGGTTACGGAAtgtacaaatttaaaaatggtGACACAAGGTGTGGTGAATGGGCCTCTGGTAATCTCAATACTCCATTGCCCCCACTTACTGATGTCGTCCTTCGAGTTGTTCAG GCTAGTAGAAAGGCAGCAGAGAATGCAATTAACATACGTAGGGTCGATGATCAAGTGAACAGGGCAGTGATAGCAGCAAACAGAGCTGCCACTGCAGCTCGAGTTGCTGCTATAAAAGCTGTTCAAAACAGGATACATGGAAAATTTTGTGACACTAACAATTGA